A genomic window from Streptomyces sp. WMMC940 includes:
- a CDS encoding SDR family NAD(P)-dependent oxidoreductase, translating into MDDNFTAVVTGGNRGIGYAVAAELVRRDCRVVLVARDRERGERAAAALGGSVGLVVGDLSVLSEVRSVANELMERSEQIDVLVHNAGVWPARLVRTPDGLEQAFAVNHLAPFLLNHLLEKRFLEGRTRVVQVSAGLYVKGRLDVDRTPTGADFHRMRTYCTTKLANLLMVPLFARRWQGTGVTIDAIHPGVIRTGLGDPGGVLGLVLKAMKRSWAAPEQGAAPVVRLALEPGDASGRYFDADRQVPLEPVAADQALAQRVWEQAKMLTGVRGVA; encoded by the coding sequence ATGGATGACAACTTCACGGCGGTGGTCACAGGCGGCAACCGGGGCATCGGCTACGCGGTGGCCGCTGAACTCGTCCGGCGGGACTGCCGGGTTGTGCTCGTCGCCCGGGACCGGGAACGGGGTGAGCGGGCGGCCGCGGCACTGGGCGGCTCCGTCGGCCTGGTGGTCGGCGATCTATCCGTGCTCTCCGAGGTGCGGTCGGTGGCAAACGAGCTGATGGAGCGGTCCGAGCAGATCGACGTGCTGGTGCACAACGCCGGCGTGTGGCCTGCCCGGTTGGTACGCACCCCGGACGGGTTGGAGCAGGCTTTCGCCGTGAATCATCTGGCGCCGTTCCTGCTCAACCACCTGCTGGAGAAGCGATTCCTGGAAGGCCGGACCAGGGTCGTCCAGGTCAGTGCCGGCCTGTATGTCAAGGGGCGACTCGACGTGGACCGGACACCCACAGGTGCTGACTTCCACCGGATGCGCACCTACTGCACCACCAAACTCGCCAACCTCCTCATGGTCCCGCTGTTCGCCCGCCGTTGGCAGGGCACGGGCGTGACCATCGACGCGATCCACCCGGGCGTGATCAGGACCGGACTTGGAGACCCTGGCGGGGTGCTGGGCCTTGTCCTGAAGGCGATGAAGCGTTCCTGGGCCGCCCCTGAGCAAGGTGCCGCCCCCGTGGTCCGGCTCGCGCTCGAACCCGGCGACGCCTCCGGTCGCTACTTCGATGCCGACCGGCAGGTCCCCCTCGAGCCCGTCGCGGCAGACCAGGCCCTGGCGCAACGGGTCTGGGAACAGGCCAAGATGCTGACAGGGGTGCGTGGTGTCGCCTGA
- a CDS encoding TetR/AcrR family transcriptional regulator, with protein MSPKQQRGEATVDRLLTAALEVYASSGQQGFTVNAVTEASGVSLGSLYHHFGSFDGLAAGLYTRCMQELFDELTAAVTRTRTARTGVRALVRAYLRFTEERPDAALFIHASAYSGYLVAHADRIRAAKAVMLGGIVDWMRPRIEAGEILPIPEPLVEALVIGPVAETARRWLASTYDIDLAQAARILPDRIWRSLRPDCD; from the coding sequence ATGTCTCCTAAGCAGCAGCGCGGCGAGGCCACCGTCGACCGTCTCTTGACGGCCGCCCTCGAGGTGTACGCCTCATCGGGCCAGCAGGGGTTCACGGTGAACGCAGTCACCGAGGCCAGCGGCGTCAGCCTCGGCAGTCTCTACCACCATTTCGGCAGTTTCGACGGCCTCGCAGCAGGCCTTTACACCAGGTGCATGCAGGAGCTGTTCGACGAGTTGACCGCTGCCGTGACCCGTACCCGCACCGCCCGCACCGGTGTCCGCGCGCTCGTAAGGGCCTACCTGCGCTTCACCGAGGAGCGGCCCGACGCCGCGCTCTTCATCCACGCCTCCGCGTACTCCGGCTATCTCGTGGCTCACGCCGACCGCATCCGCGCCGCCAAGGCCGTCATGCTGGGAGGCATCGTGGACTGGATGCGGCCGCGGATCGAAGCCGGCGAGATCCTGCCCATCCCCGAGCCCCTGGTCGAGGCCCTGGTTATCGGACCGGTTGCCGAGACTGCGCGTCGCTGGCTGGCCAGCACGTACGACATCGACCTCGCCCAAGCGGCGCGGATCCTTCCCGACCGGATCTGGCGGTCCCTGCGACCGGACTGTGACTAG
- a CDS encoding serine/threonine-protein kinase, which produces MRDQLLGGRYRLVRQLGEGGMGQVWEAQDKTLGRPVAVKVISLLAGGGSRGGEARTRFLREARITARLQHPHIVTIHDLGETDTGDNRAPFLVMELIRGEGLDTMLRRGAVTLPDAARWGAQICDALADAHEAGIMHRDIKPSNILITPSGNVKVLDFGVARAADPYATADRLTQTGLIVGTPPYMAPEQARGFPEPSSDLYALGCLLFELITGQLPFQAPDTVGYLSAHLTQEPPTPSSVSTDIPSAWDDLVLTLLHKDPTQRYPNAANLSQALQQLDRTHILTTAGPIRVPSHRESRAALLARLATAMRAAHDVAASRIPDAQHREASDQQTTAMQPPPPRTLPLDGTPSRANGPVTISWTGKEPLSAYMTGQGRGVVVGFTITSAVALAGFLISLALAPDEPFEFEPGHPPAWTVTAIVFSCIGVFCLSMLLLAAIVKSLEPNRRSAWSLEIGPRGIRTTTQLDRHQYRWSQVRTFAVEEVFGYHEELPDRVLHGARAGLHVKFAQGEKPSTPHRPPGWPYGTKTRGRNGMVPICVLGPMTDQQRAAVTEALTRYGQGKSDAEAWGE; this is translated from the coding sequence GTGCGAGACCAGCTCCTCGGAGGCCGTTACCGGTTGGTGCGGCAGCTCGGCGAGGGCGGTATGGGGCAGGTGTGGGAGGCACAGGACAAGACGCTGGGCCGGCCCGTCGCGGTCAAGGTGATCTCCCTGCTCGCCGGTGGCGGAAGCCGCGGCGGCGAGGCACGCACCAGGTTCCTGCGCGAGGCACGGATCACCGCCCGACTGCAGCACCCCCACATCGTCACCATCCACGACCTCGGCGAGACCGACACCGGGGACAACCGGGCCCCGTTCCTGGTGATGGAGCTGATCCGAGGCGAGGGCCTGGACACGATGCTTCGCCGAGGCGCCGTCACCCTGCCGGACGCGGCCCGATGGGGCGCACAGATATGTGACGCACTTGCTGACGCGCACGAAGCCGGAATCATGCACCGGGACATCAAGCCCTCCAACATCCTCATCACGCCTTCCGGCAACGTGAAGGTCCTCGATTTCGGCGTCGCGCGGGCGGCCGACCCCTACGCGACCGCCGACCGACTCACCCAGACCGGCCTCATCGTGGGCACACCCCCGTACATGGCACCCGAACAAGCACGCGGCTTCCCAGAACCAAGCAGCGACCTGTACGCGCTCGGCTGCCTGCTCTTCGAGCTGATCACAGGCCAACTGCCCTTCCAGGCCCCCGACACCGTGGGCTACCTCTCGGCACACCTCACCCAGGAGCCCCCCACCCCCAGCTCGGTGTCCACGGACATCCCATCCGCCTGGGACGACCTCGTGCTGACCCTGCTCCACAAGGACCCCACCCAGCGGTACCCGAACGCCGCCAACCTCTCCCAGGCCCTGCAACAACTCGACCGAACGCACATCCTCACAACCGCCGGGCCGATCAGGGTCCCCTCACATCGGGAGTCCCGCGCTGCCCTCCTCGCCCGGCTCGCCACTGCCATGCGAGCTGCGCACGACGTTGCCGCAAGCCGTATCCCTGACGCTCAGCATCGCGAGGCGTCGGACCAGCAGACCACGGCGATGCAGCCGCCTCCACCGCGTACGCTCCCGCTGGACGGAACACCGTCCCGCGCCAACGGCCCGGTCACCATCTCATGGACGGGAAAAGAGCCACTGTCTGCCTACATGACTGGGCAAGGACGTGGCGTGGTCGTTGGGTTCACGATCACGTCGGCGGTGGCGCTGGCCGGTTTCCTTATCTCGCTCGCACTGGCGCCGGACGAGCCGTTTGAGTTCGAACCCGGACACCCGCCCGCATGGACGGTCACAGCGATAGTTTTCAGCTGCATCGGGGTATTTTGCCTGTCCATGTTGCTCCTGGCTGCCATCGTGAAATCTCTCGAGCCAAACCGCAGGTCCGCGTGGTCTCTGGAGATCGGGCCACGGGGCATCAGAACCACCACCCAACTCGACAGGCATCAATACCGATGGAGTCAGGTGCGGACGTTCGCCGTCGAAGAAGTCTTCGGATACCACGAGGAGTTGCCCGATCGGGTTCTGCACGGCGCCAGAGCCGGACTCCACGTCAAGTTCGCGCAGGGTGAGAAGCCCTCGACTCCGCACCGCCCGCCAGGGTGGCCCTACGGGACTAAAACCCGCGGCCGTAACGGGATGGTGCCCATCTGCGTCCTCGGGCCGATGACGGACCAGCAGCGGGCCGCGGTGACAGAAGCCCTCACTCGATATGGGCAGGGTAAGAGCGATGCCGAAGCCTGGGGTGAATGA